In one window of Allorhodopirellula heiligendammensis DNA:
- a CDS encoding PspA/IM30 family protein, with amino-acid sequence MKWFSQFSLIMRSNISSLCESVENPERMLHQLILDMQDELAKVKQSVAEAIADEILMRKTVEREQAEVTVWSDRAATAVKRGDDDAAKAALKQQLAAQGRADQYAREHAAQAFEVHKLQDSVRNLEDKIRQAKQKKTLLSAKLARASTTNKINSVIDRADSQSAFAQFNRLQQRVDREEAVSEAWQRLDGDQSECDDLQRRFEQEEQEQTLSDELASLKARMQSAD; translated from the coding sequence ATGAAATGGTTTTCCCAATTCAGTCTCATCATGCGTTCGAATATCAGCTCGCTTTGCGAAAGTGTTGAAAATCCAGAGCGAATGCTGCACCAGCTCATTCTGGACATGCAAGATGAACTGGCGAAAGTAAAACAATCAGTGGCCGAAGCGATCGCTGACGAAATCCTGATGCGAAAGACTGTCGAGCGTGAGCAGGCTGAGGTAACGGTGTGGTCAGATCGCGCCGCCACCGCAGTCAAACGTGGTGATGACGATGCGGCCAAAGCTGCTCTCAAACAGCAGCTGGCCGCCCAAGGCCGCGCCGATCAATACGCCCGCGAACATGCCGCGCAAGCATTCGAAGTGCACAAACTCCAAGACTCTGTTCGCAACCTGGAAGACAAAATCCGCCAGGCGAAACAGAAAAAGACACTGCTGAGCGCGAAACTCGCTCGGGCGTCAACGACGAATAAGATCAACTCCGTGATCGACCGGGCCGACAGCCAATCCGCCTTCGCCCAGTTCAACCGACTGCAGCAACGCGTCGATCGCGAGGAAGCTGTCAGCGAAGCATGGCAGCGTCTCGACGGCGACCAGAGCGAATGCGACGACCTGCAGCGACGATTCGAACAAGAGGAGCAGGAGCAAACACTCAGCGATGAACTCGCGAGCCTCAAGGCACGCATGCAATCGGCTGACTAA
- a CDS encoding BlaI/MecI/CopY family transcriptional regulator, protein MAIKPADVTDAELAVLQVLWNGSATIREITDLIYPEGSPSHYATVKKLLSRIESKGLVKRDSSQIAHRFTAAISQDDLIARRLQHVAEDICDGSHTPLLINLLKNRKYSAQERRELHELFDELFGNRTKK, encoded by the coding sequence ATGGCAATCAAACCCGCTGACGTGACCGATGCCGAACTGGCTGTGCTGCAGGTTCTGTGGAACGGGTCGGCAACGATTCGTGAGATCACCGATTTGATCTATCCGGAGGGTTCGCCCTCGCATTATGCCACGGTGAAAAAACTGCTCTCACGCATTGAAAGCAAGGGACTCGTTAAGCGTGATTCGAGCCAGATCGCGCATCGGTTTACTGCGGCGATCAGTCAGGATGATCTCATTGCGAGGCGGTTGCAGCATGTCGCTGAAGACATCTGTGACGGCTCCCACACTCCGCTGCTGATTAATCTACTGAAGAATCGTAAGTACTCGGCACAGGAACGACGGGAGCTCCATGAGCTGTTTGACGAACTGTTTGGCAACCGAACCAAGAAGTAA
- a CDS encoding RHS repeat-associated core domain-containing protein, whose protein sequence is MRGPSFGPYTFAYEQSLNADGYNNWSRKTTETRPGGSVNTVYTNFIGQGLLSVLTSGADQWLRANAYDDAGRLLQVALPSAVISFDEGDADLGITLRSTEGLIKLRSYYSTTGSGAVEGYLESTSLKQGSGGTPVLQSELEYTQRTGGGATIYPIAKQTRYRDDAGAEPLETTYAYEWYTDTVQVKQQTITLPVVTTAQNGPNTATTQKQFYDERGNLTWSMDARGFITRMFYDQVLGAMLQRIDDADTSLLSGVPAGWSTPSGGGKHLISDYEIDSRGRTTQQLGPVHTIDIGGTATAVRRARWTVYKDAEHATWTASGYATGSAPAYTYTLINPVNIQQRDARGNILEQIQVPRGSTSGRLQPTDTFSQASFTSWTTWQYTDCCLVSSTRVYHTIPASGEGTSGTNYDQTTYGYDSQKRQNLQISPGGTISQRVYDVRDNVVAIFVGTNDTGSTESDPTGGGASGNNMVQVSGSVFDSGNDGGDNNLTSQIAYVDGVNTRTTAFTYDWRNRRVDTNGELDAFGRVTYDNLNRVIQSDRYDTSASGNLVSRNVTKYDNLGRVYQSSRYAVDPNTGTVGNPITSNTWFDAVGNPVKSMPGGSSRFTKQVFDSTGWMVHSYTGYGNDTTYADALSVTGDVILSQTDMAYDDAGNSIQASRRQRYHNAPAAQTGELGSPSATPNARAEYSASYPDAVGRMIASAEYGTNGGTALTRSATIPASSDTILVSRQVYDNAGRLRDTIDPAGKISRTIYDAASRQIETIDNVVDPPASLSTGTACTASDDQNQTVQFTYTPDGDLKTLTAVNASTGNQVTQYIYGTTLSDSAIASSSLLRREIYPDSTGTSDSVSYTYNRQSQRTSLTDQNGSTRQYDFDALGRQTQDRVTTLGAGVDGAIRRVEQTYDVRGNVSAVTCYNNASVGSGSIENQITRQFDGFGQVTKTFQSHSGAVNPASTPSVGRSYTDGSGNVLRPTATLYPNGREVTLDYGSSGSITDKLNQVSSLIDDDSTVLAAYEYLGFGTFVQQDSTQADLRYTLISPTLSTDPDTGDIYSGLDRFGRVKDVRWRDVSAGTDLSRIEYGYDRASNRTWRENPSDPNREHDWLYQYDGLNRLQSAQRGQLNGTHTAITSLDAAQCWMLDSTGNWKEFRQDENGDGTWDFNQTRTANEVNEITDISNTPSDIWATPVYDRNGNTTTNPRPDLGTDATMTATFDAWNRMTKLVDDATSNVLLENQFDGRNFRVVAKEYTSGTLARTREYYFTDAWQCVEEHVDTSNTPRRQYVWGMRYIDDLVLRDRDISPSGGLLTERLYYLADGNWNTTAVVSDSGSVQERYEYDPYGNLTIFAANFTPRAASSYGVHYTYTSREWTPDAAMYYFRNRWYDAQLGRFSSRDPIGYEGSKWNLFGYCRSNPLDCTDPEGMSSVVARVPGGSFNEYLFRIFSGGGYDDWRIRLGIGGRPAIASGCIHLPPDLTEVPGLPERCEAIAKRQTHNCQQHVLLCRKECDKLYFWEDPDGCKDDCQRAENCCILNAGLLIDHCMGISPFLGPIENEHKRLKCNNTLGEDIPYMLPPYDSGAF, encoded by the coding sequence GTGCGCGGCCCTTCCTTTGGCCCATACACCTTTGCGTACGAGCAAAGCCTGAATGCCGATGGCTACAACAATTGGAGCCGCAAGACCACCGAGACGCGTCCGGGAGGTTCCGTCAATACGGTTTACACCAACTTCATCGGACAGGGCCTGCTCAGTGTGCTCACCTCTGGGGCCGATCAGTGGCTACGTGCCAACGCGTATGATGACGCGGGGCGACTCCTGCAAGTGGCATTGCCCTCCGCCGTGATTAGTTTTGATGAGGGTGATGCAGACCTCGGGATCACGCTGCGATCCACAGAGGGTCTGATCAAGCTGCGTAGTTACTACTCGACCACGGGAAGCGGTGCAGTTGAAGGTTACCTGGAGTCGACATCACTGAAGCAGGGCAGCGGCGGGACCCCAGTACTCCAAAGCGAATTGGAATACACCCAACGAACCGGTGGCGGGGCGACGATCTATCCGATCGCCAAGCAGACTCGGTACCGTGACGATGCCGGGGCCGAACCACTTGAAACGACGTACGCCTATGAGTGGTACACCGACACGGTCCAGGTCAAGCAGCAGACCATCACGCTGCCAGTAGTGACAACAGCCCAAAACGGTCCCAATACCGCGACCACTCAAAAGCAGTTTTATGATGAACGGGGTAACCTGACGTGGTCGATGGACGCCCGCGGGTTCATCACGCGAATGTTCTACGATCAAGTTCTCGGAGCGATGCTGCAGCGAATTGACGATGCCGACACCTCGTTGCTCTCCGGCGTGCCAGCGGGCTGGAGCACACCGAGCGGCGGTGGAAAACACTTGATTTCTGATTACGAGATCGATTCACGGGGACGCACAACCCAACAACTGGGCCCTGTCCACACGATCGACATCGGCGGCACGGCTACTGCGGTGCGACGTGCCCGCTGGACGGTTTACAAAGATGCTGAGCACGCGACCTGGACCGCCAGCGGCTACGCCACCGGATCGGCACCTGCTTACACCTACACGCTGATCAACCCGGTCAATATCCAGCAACGGGATGCACGCGGCAATATTCTGGAGCAGATCCAAGTGCCGCGCGGATCAACCTCGGGCCGTCTGCAGCCCACCGATACGTTCTCGCAAGCGTCGTTCACGAGCTGGACGACTTGGCAGTACACGGATTGCTGCTTGGTCTCGTCGACACGCGTCTATCACACCATCCCGGCCTCTGGCGAAGGAACCAGTGGGACCAACTACGACCAGACAACCTACGGCTACGACAGCCAGAAGCGGCAGAACCTGCAGATTTCCCCCGGCGGCACGATCAGCCAACGTGTTTACGATGTTCGCGACAACGTCGTGGCGATCTTTGTGGGCACCAATGACACTGGGTCTACCGAGTCCGACCCGACCGGCGGCGGTGCCTCGGGCAATAACATGGTCCAGGTCAGCGGCTCTGTCTTCGACAGCGGCAATGACGGGGGCGATAACAACCTGACCAGCCAGATCGCTTACGTCGATGGCGTCAACACCCGCACCACCGCGTTCACCTATGACTGGCGCAACCGCCGCGTGGACACCAACGGGGAACTCGATGCCTTTGGTCGGGTTACCTACGACAACCTGAACCGGGTGATCCAGTCTGACCGCTACGATACTTCCGCCAGCGGTAATCTCGTCTCTCGAAATGTGACCAAGTACGACAACCTGGGACGGGTTTACCAGTCCAGTCGCTATGCAGTCGATCCCAACACGGGCACGGTCGGCAACCCGATCACCAGCAATACCTGGTTTGATGCGGTCGGCAACCCCGTCAAATCCATGCCGGGAGGTTCGAGCCGCTTTACCAAACAGGTCTTCGACAGCACGGGCTGGATGGTCCACTCGTATACCGGCTATGGCAACGACACGACCTATGCCGATGCCCTGAGCGTCACCGGCGACGTGATCCTCTCGCAAACGGACATGGCTTACGACGACGCGGGAAACTCGATCCAAGCCTCCAGGCGGCAGCGATACCACAATGCCCCGGCCGCCCAGACCGGTGAGTTGGGCTCGCCCTCGGCGACGCCCAATGCACGCGCTGAGTACTCAGCGAGCTACCCGGACGCCGTGGGCCGCATGATCGCCTCGGCCGAGTATGGAACCAACGGTGGCACGGCCCTGACCCGTTCGGCCACGATCCCCGCCAGCAGCGATACGATCCTGGTCTCCCGGCAAGTCTACGATAACGCAGGTCGACTGCGCGACACCATCGACCCTGCCGGCAAGATTTCGCGGACCATTTACGATGCGGCCAGTCGTCAAATCGAGACGATCGATAACGTGGTCGATCCACCGGCCAGTTTGAGCACCGGCACGGCCTGCACGGCATCGGACGATCAAAACCAAACCGTGCAGTTCACCTACACACCCGACGGTGATCTCAAAACGCTCACCGCAGTCAACGCCTCCACCGGCAATCAGGTGACGCAGTACATCTACGGCACCACGCTTTCAGACAGCGCGATCGCGTCGAGCAGCCTGCTGCGTCGAGAGATCTATCCGGATTCGACCGGCACGTCCGATAGCGTCAGCTACACGTATAACCGCCAGTCCCAGCGGACCAGCCTCACGGATCAAAACGGTTCGACCCGCCAGTACGACTTCGACGCCCTCGGTCGTCAGACGCAAGACCGGGTGACGACCTTGGGTGCAGGCGTCGACGGAGCGATCCGCCGGGTGGAGCAAACCTACGATGTTCGCGGGAATGTCTCGGCGGTGACCTGTTATAATAATGCATCGGTCGGTAGCGGATCGATCGAGAATCAAATCACCCGGCAGTTCGATGGGTTCGGACAAGTGACGAAAACGTTCCAGTCGCACAGCGGCGCGGTCAACCCCGCCTCGACACCCAGCGTGGGACGGTCGTACACCGATGGCAGCGGGAACGTGCTGCGTCCCACCGCCACGCTCTATCCCAACGGGCGAGAAGTCACGCTCGACTACGGCAGCAGTGGCTCGATCACCGATAAACTGAACCAGGTGTCCAGCCTGATCGATGATGATTCCACCGTCTTGGCCGCCTACGAATACCTGGGTTTTGGCACCTTCGTCCAACAGGACAGCACACAGGCCGATCTCCGTTACACGCTGATCTCGCCAACCCTGTCGACCGACCCCGACACTGGCGATATCTACAGCGGTCTGGATCGCTTCGGTCGGGTAAAGGACGTCCGCTGGCGAGATGTCTCGGCAGGCACCGATCTATCCCGGATCGAGTACGGCTATGATCGGGCAAGTAACCGCACGTGGCGAGAAAACCCGTCGGATCCCAATCGGGAACACGACTGGCTGTATCAGTATGACGGGCTCAATCGCCTGCAGTCTGCCCAGCGTGGCCAGCTCAATGGCACGCACACCGCGATCACTTCGCTCGACGCCGCTCAGTGCTGGATGCTCGACTCGACAGGTAACTGGAAAGAGTTCCGGCAAGACGAGAACGGCGACGGAACTTGGGATTTCAATCAGACGCGCACTGCAAACGAAGTCAACGAGATCACGGACATCAGCAACACGCCGAGCGACATCTGGGCGACTCCCGTTTACGACAGGAACGGTAACACGACAACGAACCCGCGTCCGGACCTGGGCACCGATGCGACGATGACAGCGACGTTTGACGCGTGGAACCGGATGACGAAGCTGGTCGATGATGCGACTTCGAACGTGCTCCTAGAAAACCAGTTCGACGGCCGCAACTTCCGCGTCGTTGCCAAGGAGTACACCTCGGGAACACTCGCGAGGACGCGTGAATACTACTTCACCGACGCCTGGCAGTGTGTCGAGGAACATGTCGACACCTCCAACACGCCTCGCCGACAATATGTGTGGGGCATGCGTTACATAGATGATCTCGTACTCCGCGACCGTGACATCTCGCCGTCGGGTGGACTCTTGACTGAGCGACTGTATTACCTGGCCGATGGGAACTGGAACACGACGGCGGTGGTGAGTGATTCAGGTAGCGTGCAAGAGCGCTACGAGTACGACCCGTACGGTAACCTGACCATCTTCGCGGCCAACTTCACGCCGCGAGCGGCTAGCAGTTACGGTGTTCACTACACGTATACCAGTCGCGAGTGGACACCGGATGCAGCGATGTACTACTTCCGTAACCGCTGGTACGACGCGCAACTGGGTAGGTTTAGCTCCAGAGACCCGATTGGGTACGAGGGGAGCAAGTGGAATTTGTTTGGTTATTGCCGGTCCAATCCGCTGGACTGCACTGATCCAGAGGGTATGTCTAGCGTGGTCGCTCGGGTGCCGGGGGGATCGTTCAATGAATACCTATTTCGCATCTTCTCTGGCGGCGGATACGACGACTGGCGCATTCGATTGGGGATTGGTGGGCGGCCCGCTATTGCCAGCGGGTGTATCCACCTCCCTCCTGACCTAACTGAAGTGCCCGGGCTGCCTGAACGTTGCGAGGCAATCGCAAAGAGACAAACTCATAATTGTCAGCAACACGTTCTTCTCTGCCGAAAAGAGTGCGACAAGCTCTATTTCTGGGAGGACCCAGACGGCTGCAAAGATGATTGCCAACGTGCAGAGAACTGCTGCATCTTAAATGCAGGCCTGTTAATTGATCATTGCATGGGAATATCCCCATTCTTGGGACCAATTGAGAATGAGCACAAGCGTTTAAAGTGTAACAACACTCTAGGTGAAGACATCCCATATATGCTACCACCCTATGATTCCGGCGCTTTCTAA
- a CDS encoding M56 family metallopeptidase, with translation MFTYLQSSLFQVGVSNAVLATGLALVVLLITRKSRYPAWTHALWVLVLVKLLVPPIYWVTAEMPTSASRVTTMAPRDAHNDLLRDSEPSAIRIDVVEAGTIPASELQGRDVVAASPSSRLSGKLIPWLGIVWLGVAAGVFSVTIYRYSRFKRWLGRSKSAPPDLVDLVRSEAEQIGLERLPEVLLVRGVIAPSVFSLGRRSNLILPLALIEQLTESELRSVVTHELTHLRRGDHWVRLLEIATGAIFWWHPIVPFARRKIQEAADESCDACVISRNPSIARDYASAMLKTVDFLSGATARSHGDEAVMPLMIAIGDSNSLVRRMHQISRSTASPTVSSRGRYWLAAAALLSLPMGMLTLAPELEAEQPPTQESPAGNDKPVGKDEPRQVENKAISNPFGGGNNRSSGSHDPFGGNDDPFGSDDPFDGSSDDPFVDPFFRGKMPSLKDSKTQAERSQAVEDRLRTALRREVSSVFKQARLREAIGILSEITDVPFIIDNLALEGIGLTDDTPVTIGLRNVSLSSYLQLMLRELELTYMIKDEVILITTVEVAEKNPTLKTYTLPIELADRSEKILTALTTNVQPDMWKESGGSSTASMIDNVLVVSTTEAVHNEVETFLRKIETAFQVFQQKQRAAEPGE, from the coding sequence ATGTTCACTTATCTGCAATCGAGTCTGTTCCAAGTCGGAGTAAGCAACGCGGTGCTGGCAACCGGACTGGCGTTGGTCGTATTGTTGATCACCCGGAAATCGAGGTATCCCGCTTGGACGCATGCCTTGTGGGTGCTGGTCTTAGTCAAGCTACTCGTGCCGCCGATCTATTGGGTGACTGCGGAAATGCCCACGAGCGCATCCCGAGTTACGACAATGGCACCCCGCGATGCCCACAATGATTTGCTGCGTGACAGCGAACCGTCAGCAATTCGGATCGATGTGGTGGAGGCCGGCACGATACCAGCGAGCGAATTGCAAGGCCGCGACGTGGTCGCGGCGAGTCCATCATCGCGGCTGAGCGGAAAATTGATACCTTGGCTGGGGATCGTCTGGCTTGGTGTCGCCGCTGGCGTCTTCAGTGTGACGATCTACCGGTACTCCAGGTTCAAGCGATGGCTGGGTAGATCCAAGTCAGCACCGCCGGACTTGGTGGACCTTGTCAGATCGGAGGCAGAGCAGATCGGACTTGAGCGTTTGCCGGAGGTGTTGTTGGTTCGCGGTGTGATCGCCCCCAGCGTCTTTTCGCTGGGGCGGCGATCAAACCTAATCCTGCCGTTAGCGCTGATCGAGCAACTGACCGAAAGTGAACTCCGATCGGTCGTGACACATGAGTTGACTCATTTGCGACGCGGCGATCACTGGGTTCGATTGCTGGAGATTGCTACTGGAGCAATATTTTGGTGGCATCCCATCGTGCCGTTCGCACGACGCAAAATCCAGGAGGCTGCGGATGAATCATGCGATGCCTGCGTGATCTCGCGGAACCCCAGCATCGCCCGTGATTACGCTTCGGCGATGCTCAAGACTGTCGATTTCCTATCGGGTGCAACTGCGCGTTCGCATGGAGACGAGGCCGTCATGCCGCTCATGATCGCGATCGGGGATTCAAACTCATTGGTACGTCGCATGCACCAGATCAGCCGATCCACTGCATCGCCAACCGTTTCTTCTCGCGGTCGGTATTGGCTCGCCGCTGCGGCCCTGTTGTCACTGCCAATGGGAATGTTAACGCTTGCCCCAGAGCTCGAGGCTGAGCAACCACCAACGCAGGAGTCGCCTGCCGGCAACGATAAGCCAGTTGGGAAAGATGAACCTCGCCAGGTAGAAAACAAGGCGATCAGCAATCCTTTTGGCGGTGGCAACAATCGTTCAAGTGGCAGCCACGATCCTTTTGGCGGAAACGACGATCCATTTGGATCTGACGACCCGTTCGATGGCAGTTCAGACGATCCCTTTGTCGATCCATTTTTCCGCGGAAAAATGCCCTCATTGAAGGATTCGAAGACACAAGCAGAACGCAGTCAAGCCGTTGAAGATAGACTTCGCACCGCACTTCGTCGCGAAGTCTCATCAGTATTCAAACAAGCTCGTCTCCGCGAAGCAATTGGAATCTTGTCTGAAATAACGGATGTCCCGTTTATCATCGATAACCTGGCGCTGGAAGGGATCGGCTTGACTGACGATACGCCCGTCACCATTGGCTTGCGAAATGTCAGCTTGAGTAGCTATTTACAATTGATGTTGCGCGAACTTGAATTGACTTACATGATCAAGGACGAGGTCATCTTGATCACGACAGTCGAGGTCGCCGAGAAGAACCCAACTCTAAAAACCTACACCCTGCCCATCGAGCTTGCCGATCGTAGCGAGAAGATCCTCACTGCACTGACGACTAACGTTCAACCGGATATGTGGAAAGAGTCCGGGGGATCGAGCACGGCCTCCATGATCGACAATGTGTTGGTCGTCTCGACAACCGAAGCGGTCCATAACGAAGTGGAAACATTCTTGCGAAAGATCGAAACCGCCTTCCAGGTCTTCCAACAGAAACAGCGGGCAGCGGAGCCGGGCGAATGA